From the genome of Delphinus delphis chromosome 8, mDelDel1.2, whole genome shotgun sequence, one region includes:
- the LOC132429745 gene encoding interferon-induced very large GTPase 1-like: protein MDTEESTPNELLLRDKNGQDLQEMLREVGLAVEYWLPKLQEHLGVTCAQALQHLEEKELQKLQSQAQHPWEKRALEKLLNLSYSNTLSELQESQVETIKKRQKQAEQALQELREMLAEGRQRQEEAVRKKEAELMQAMEIPKEFWPRPEKSLRDVTENMLGQLKLMEGTLSHSKNLPDRELVRHASGGLALQGVYKTSNQRGLTEKKEELLGVPKEFSLCGPVQSTRMETKEFTSSQQESMFIQAVEKLGFSVTASAKGGGWGFSLEAAMNQSKHSESKETQQSHSKHSYFCSTKFSYIPLASCHFPTDQLQLSKAALQELKCIEDLSGQPEDPDKLPLLRRRTEAFFHRFGSHANQGPLHLGGVYWWKAISEGFQSEQLAEVKQQAAEALDIYIRGSYSGFGVNVAAGVDVSDSHSKTASQRTTFQNLQTKVQLSVAQTGGPPEANGLSQWKAGLVANNQTWCVIDRGIQLVPVWDIILTSHRSDFKDPCQVANCLKDSYTALTGLTAQIQEGEELLSVEKEARLFLEDVTSWEVSDPEEQLKKLINFMQRLSEKIKSYNTWTNICLTDRGLQNFLVDTVNFCKKYSIYETKFIKSQLRSLLDPHIYKVTNFPQAHSIMQWLFQSEPEEENVNITQFSELIKIFKKNQNDFMEVKAKSESTESVEEAQSKVTYEVSLSLGCFLRYLQETGQPDTHILLLLIAAGAGYHVVNNTFQYLLGCDELDFLLDKMQTALDKYQELKNICNYKAQAFLVLTGLTATLGIKVASPEEKTERLALVRHHMGQSLSKEVVHVLTKPGADHDWENLEKDLRLLIDEDYEATVSSLQMEDVKKQLQSLFHGKKQPHEPHDNESNKREVIENRAFLEILQRLGLEHYYPKMMSRANFHMIYKNPVYNTQPCSERELPFYFLQKLLMLDYGLRYLIIKDDEYTEKQVYPSTSNQEKEAFDPYEDLFEDSNSTTNPSATTNARPYIHPMDIQMAILHCADDFARQYILAKLSICQFALPLLIPNPCNAQIEFSLWSLSQIRRSWQQTGKSIKEEKDNYKNQQMCRVSTPIVSFIRVGNGFSASKSQIMNCLLSKRKHDVFFHRHCKGSSKDCLLMGGVVEVAWFCPGGEDQDRFDNCLTFINLHGDAKEHEKQLAFLQEVSSLIVVLMSTSDDNKETRKIVRDLCQKSKTLICLLDDKEKTMANNSGPRVRIGVRNRNEAELIEELTTTIRRLLELSDTALSLENCAQIARKQGLLIDEDQRECKEAKEKAEILMALLGEMEIPQMKENLLPLQGKLWQLWCKKDKELYHLREKGNRSIEQHKSEIETDKQMIRCQQLRKAFPLNDLMHSVLEILQNHSETHTKLYFLQWLSVFLDNLTAGHLEKLNEKKKALWSLVQKEKQEAPKSNSLKGLQNEIEVISREISDCTLGIEQLLREVGQIYEALEEASSMKDTLFLSLPHIAADLMLSGFPIELMDGDASYVPLRWVAAVFDKVSEKLGNKRLFVLSVLGLQSSGKSTLLNALFGLQFTVSAGRCTRGAYMQLLKVEETFAKELGFDFVLVVDTEGLRAPELSNKSQNRDNELATFVIGLGNLTLINIFGENPSEMQDILQIVVQAFLRMKQVKISPSCLFVHQNVGEITAKDQTMEGRRRLEQRLDEMAATAAEEEQCSDVTRFRDVIKFDVNTHVYYFAHLWDGNPPMAPPNLRYSHNVQELKSRILVTAQQESRGSIMKISDVKFRVQDLWRALLNENFIFSFRNTREVMAMSKLETMYNYWTWELRSHVLSIQDQLINQIQNEKIQTLETHTIEAPVTEKYEAIKQELEKYFNEDPDSEVLVQWKGNFENKLIILKEAFILDSQRKAKELLSFKKNQEKLHNKKSGYEKELLEKSRELALTVKGTQLSEEELHEKFNTLWKKWVYDLSSTHSPIAEPKIEVDSENILLDYFKKEKDRASILNKNYGENFEIKYDKHIKMNKKYLNLVTMTLEVQDKESINMTTNRIVSKVNETIDNICRQKHDYNPAYFYEILRIIDEEVKSAPTKERYTFTRKYEIDLSLYLFQRASMKFHHMHKEFKRANDPVNYLQSKKDDFFMSFKISCQGATSIKTFVDFLWHKLTTAVSNTIKKNMARKIAGDMQATCPAFNGNRANLEKHILISLAEEENFGNFWQYIHNPESYFKNYIENHIKRYCSDKGSEKMKTFLRISSDEIKNAILSAIQASTAVAKDKSSTVSGWLDLFCDHLGSNLIFPRKDLISIEHQEIKDIDFLKEAMSTALDPEMKRVEQNDLYMFVEEIVPEIQKMLTEHLCGCWKQCPCCRAICTNTIPMHDGDHSVPFHRPQAVSGGRWYKTDHFVIDCCTSLVASDCVLVFGDGREVPYKNYRQAGGEYARWSITPDTSTQPYWKWFVCHFRLKLQEKYLQRFVGKGKIPDAWDKIKKQDVLNDLKEN, encoded by the coding sequence ATGGACACAGAAGAGTCTACCCCTAATGAGCTCCTGCTCAGAGACAAAAATGGGCAAGATCTCCAAGAGATGTTGAGAGAAGTAGGATTGGCAGTTGAGTACTGGTTGCCCAAGCTGCAGGAACACCTGGGTGTGACCTGTGCCCAAGCCTTACAACacctagaagaaaaagaactcCAGAAGCTGCAATCCCAGGCACAACATCCCTGGGAGAAAAGGGCCCTGGAGAAGCTGCTTAACCTGTCATACTCAAATACTCTTTCAGAGTTACAGGAGTCTCAGGtggaaacaataaagaaaaggcAGAAGCAGGCAGAACAGGCACTGCAGGAGCTAAGAGAGATGCTGGCAGAAGGGAGGCAGCGACAGGAAGAGGCAGTGAGGAAAAAGGAAGCAGAGCTGATGCAGGCAATGGAGATCCCCAAAGAGTTCTGGCCACGTCCCGAAAAGTCCCTAAGAGACGTCACGGAAAACATGCTGGGACAACTCAAACTTATGGAGGGGACACTGTCTCACAGCAAGAACCTTCCAGATAGAGAGCTGGTGCGACATGCATCTGGAGGACTAGCCCTTCAGGGAGTTTACAAAACCAGTAATCAAAGGGGCCtgacagagaagaaagaggagctACTCGGTGTCCCCAAGGAGTTCTCACTCTGTGGCCCTGTGCAGAGTACACGGATGGAAACAAAGGAATTTACATCTTCTCAACAAGAATCCATGTTCATCCAGGCTGTAGAGAAGCTGGGCTTCAGTGTAACTGCCTCGGCAAAGGGTGGAGGTTGGGGATTTAGCCTGGAAGCTGCTATGAATCAGAGCAAACATTCAGAATCCAAGGAAACCCAACAGTCACATTCTAAGCACTCTTACTTCTGCTCAACCAAGTTCAGCTACATCCCACTGGCCTCCTGCCACTTTCCCACTGACCAGCTCCAGCTCTCCAAGGCTGCTCTACAGGAATTGAAATGCATTGAAGACCTTTCAGGTCAGCCAGAAGACCCAGACAAACTTCCCTTGCTGAGGCGCAGGACTGAAGCCTTCTTCCACAGGTTTGGCTCTCATGCTAACCAGGGCCCTCTGCACCTGGGAGGAGTCTACTGGTGGAAAGCCATTTCAGAGGGCTTCCAAAGTGAGCAGCTGGCAGAAGTGAAACAGCAAGCTGCAGAGGCCCTGGATATTTACATAAGGGGCAGCTACAGTGGCTTTGGAGTGAATGTTGCTGCAGGTGTGGATGTGTCAGACTCTCATTCAAAAACAGCCTCTCAGAGAACAACCTTCCAAAATCTCCAAACCAAAGTCCAATTATCTGTGGCCCAGACAGGTGGCCCACCAGAAGCAAATGGCCTTTCACAGTGGAAAGCTGGCCTCGTTGCCAATAATCAAACCTGGTGTGTCATTGACCGGGGAATTCAGCTGGTGCCCGTTTGGGACATCATCCTCACCAGCCACCGAAGCGATTTTAAGGATCCTTGTCAGGTAGCTAACTGCCTGAAAGACAGCTACACTGCTCTGACTGGTCTTACTGCCCAGATCCAGGAGGGAGAAGAATTACTGAGTGTTGAGAAGGAGGCTAGGCTTTTCCTAGAGGATGTGACATCCTGGGAGGTATCTGATCCTGAAGAGCAGCTTAAAAAGCTGATAAATTTCATGCAAAGattgagtgaaaaaataaaaagttataacaCTTGGACTAATATATGCCTCACAGATAGGGGTCTGCAGAATTTTCTGGTAGACACTGTCAACTTCTGCAAAAAGTATTCCATATATGAAACTAAATTTATTAAATCTCAGTTGCGCAGCCTTTTGGATCCTCACATCTACAAAGTGACAAACTTTCCTCAGGCTCATTCCATCATGCAGTGGCTATTTCAGTCAGAACCAGAGGAAGAGAATGTCAATATCACCCAATTTTCtgaattaattaaaatctttaaaaaaaaccagaatgaCTTTATGGAAGTAAAGGCCAAGTCTGAATCCACAGAATCAGTGGAGGAAGCTCAAAGCAAGGTGACTTATGAGGTCAGCTTGTCTCTTGGCTGCTTCTTGAGATACCTCCAAGAAACGGGGCAGCCAGACACACACATCTTGCTACTTTTGATTGCAGCTGGTGCAGGATATCATGTGGTAAACAATACATTTCAGTATCTCCTTGGGTGTGATGAGTTAGACTTCCTACTGGATAAAATGCAAACTGCCCTAGATAAATACCAAGagctcaaaaatatttgcaactacAAGGCTCAGGCATTCCTGGTGCTCACAGGTCTGACAGCTACACTTGGCATCAAAGTTGCTTctccagaagagaaaacagaacgcTTGGCATTAGTAAGACATCACATGGGACAATCTTTGTCTAAAGAAGTTGTACATGTCCTCACCAAACCTGGGGCAGATCATGATTGGGAAAACCTAGAAAAAGACTTGAGATTGCTCATTGATGAGGATTATGAGGCCACCGTCTCTTCATTGCAAATGGAGGATGTGAAAAAACAATTGCAAAGTCTTTTCCATGGAAAGAAACAGCCCCATGAACCACATGATAATGAAAGTAACAAACGGGAGGTCATAGAAAATAGAGCCTTCCTAGAAATACTCCAGCGTCTAGGCCTAGAACATTACTACCCAAAAATGATGAGCAGAGCTAACTTCCATATGATCTACAAGAATCCTGTGTACAACACCCAGCCCTGCTCTGAAAGAGAGCTTCCCTTCTATTTCCTACAGAAGCTACTGATGCTGGATTATGGGCTGAGATACCTGATCATTAAGGATGATGAATACACAGAGAAGCAAGTCTATCCAAGCACCTCAAATCAAGAAAAGGAGGCTTTTGATCCATATGAAGATCTATTTGAAGACAGTAATAGCACCACTAATCCTTCAGCAACCACTAATGCCAGGCCCTACATTCACCCTatggatatacagatggcaattCTTCACTGTGCTGATGATTTTGCCAGACAATACATTTTGGCCAAACTTTCCATTTGTCAGTTTGCCCTCCCCCTTCTCATACCTAATCCTTGCAATGCTCAAATTGAATTCTCTCTCTGGTCTCTCAGTCAAATTAGGAGGAGCTGGCAGCAAACAGGGAAATCAATAAAAGAGGAGAAGGACAATTACAAAAATCAGCAGATGTGTCGTGTCTCTACCCCCATTGTGTCTTTTATTAGAGTTGGAAACGGCTTCTCTGCCTCCAAATCTCAGATCATGAACTGTCTTCTCAGTAAAAGGAAACATGATGTCTTTTTTCACCGACATTGCAAAGGGAGCAGCAAAGACTGTCTCTTGATGGGAGGTGTGGTGGAAGTTGCCTGGTTCTGTCCTGGGGGTGAAGATCAGGACAGGTTTGACAACTGCCTGACCTTCATCAATCTTCATGGAGATGCAAAGGAACATGAGAAGCAACTTGCCTTTTTGCAGGAGGTCTCTTCTCTCATTGTGGTCCTCATGTCAACTTCTGATGACAATAAAGAAACCCGAAAAATTGTCCGTGACCTGTgtcagaaatcaaaaactttaatCTGTTTGCTTGATGATAAAGAAAAAACCATGGCAAATAACTCTGGCCCAAGAGTGAGAATTGGGGTCAGGAACAGAAATGAGGCAGAATTAATAGAGGAGCTCACAACTACAATCAGACGTTTGTTAGAGCTTTCTGACACTGCACTCAGCTTGGAGAACTGTGCCCAAATTGCTCGCAAGCAAGGATTGCTTATTGATGAAGACCAGAGAGAATGCAAGGAAGCCAAAGAAAAGGCAGAGATTCTAATGGCCCTActgggagaaatggaaatacctcagatgaaggaaaatttACTACCCCTTCAGGGAAAACTGTGGCAACTTTGGTGTAAAAAGGACAAAGAACTCTATCATCTGAGAGAAAAAGGGAATCGAAGCATTGAACAACACAAGAGTGAGATTGAGACAGATAAACAAATGATACGATGTCAACAGTTGAGAAAAGCCTTTCCTCTCAATGATTTAATGCATTCTGTCCTTGAAATTCTCCAAAATCATTCAGAAACTCATACCAAACTCTACTTCTTGCAATGGCTGAGTGTGTTTTTAGACAATTTGACTGCAGGACACTTGGAAAAactaaatgagaagaaaaaggcaTTGTGGTCACTGgtccaaaaagaaaagcaagaggcaCCAAAGAGCAACTCTCTGAAAGGCTTGCAGAATGAGATAGAAGTTATCTCCAGAGAGATTAGTGACTGCACCTTGGGAATTGAGCAACTTCTCAGAGAAGTCGGCCAGATCTATGAAGCTCTGGAAGAAGCTTCATCCATGAAAGATACcctatttctctcccttccccacattGCTGCAGATCTGATGCTATCTGGTTTTCCCATTGAGCTAATGGATGGGGATGCTTCTTATGTGCCCCTGAGGTGGGTGGCAGCTGTTTTTGACAAGGTCTCTGAGAAACTTGGAAACAAACGGCTCTTTGTTCTCTCTGTCCTTGGCCTGCAGAGCTCAGGGAAGTCCACCCTGCTGAATGCACTTTTTGGGCTGCAGTTCACTGTCAGTGCTGGGAGGTGTACCCGGGGGGCCTACATGCAGCTTCTGAAGGTGGAGGAGACATTTGCAAAGGAACTTGGCTTTGACTTTGTGCTTGTTGTGGACACAGAAGGACTTCGGGCCCCAGAACTCAGCAACAAGTCCCAGAATCGTGACAATGAGTTGGCAACCTTTGTCATCGGACTTGGAAACTTGACTCTGATCAATATTTTTGGGGAAAATCCATCAGAAATGCAAGATATTCTACAAATAGTTGTCCAAGCTTTTCTGAGGATGAAACAAGTAAAAATATCTCCTAGTTGCCTCTTTGTTCATCAGAATGTGGGAGAGATTACAGCTAAAGACCAAACTATGGAAGGACGAAGGCGGCTAGAGCAGAGACTGGATGAAATGGCAGCAACAGCAGCTGAAGAAGAGCAGTGCTCAGATGTAACCCGCTTTCGTGATGTCATTAAGTTTGATGTTAATACCCATGTCTACTACTTTGCTCACCTCTGGGATGGCAATCCCCCAATGGCCCCTCCCAATCTTCGTTATAGCCACAATGTCCAAGAACTGAAAAGCAGAATTCTTGTGACTGCCCAACAGGAATCTAGGGGAAGCATCATGAAGATATCAGATGTAAAATTCCGAGTTCAAGATTTGTGGAGAGCACTATTGaatgaaaactttattttcagtttcaGGAATACCCGAGAGGTCATGGCCATGAGCAAACTGGAAACCATGTATAACTACTGGACATGGGAGTTGAGGAGTCATGTGCTGAGCATACAGGACCAGCTGATCAACCAGATTCAGAATGAAAAAATCCAGACACTCGAAACACACACAATTGAGGCTCCAGTTACAGAGAAATATGAAGCCATCAAGCaagaacttgaaaaatattttaatgaagacCCAGATAGTGAAGTGCTGGTACAGTggaaaggaaattttgaaaataagctAATAATCCTTAAAGAGGCATTCATTTTAGACAGCCAAAGAAAAGCCAAAGAACttcttagttttaaaaagaatcaagaaaaactGCATAACAAAAAATCAGGTTATGAAAAGGAATTACTGGAAAAAAGCCGAGAGTTGGCTTTAACTGTAAAGGGCACCCAACTGAGTGAGGAAGAGCTACATGAGAAATTCAACACACTTTGGAAAAAATGGGTCTATGATTTGTCCTCAACTCACTCTCCAATCGCAGAGCCTAAAATTGAAGTGGATTCTGAAAACATCCTTTTGGATTATTTCAAAAAGGAGAAAGACAGGGCAAGCATACTGAATAAAAATTATGGAGAAAACTTTGAAATCAAATATGACAAACATatcaaaatgaacaagaaatattTGAACTTAGTTACAATGACATTAGAGGTCCAGGATAAAGAGTCCATAAATATGACTACTAACCGCATTGTTTCAAAAGTTAATGAAACTATTGACAACATTTGTAGGCAAAAGCATGATTACAATCCAGCTTATTTCTATGAAATCCTGAGAATAATAGATGAGGAGGTGAAATCTGCACCCACTAAGGAAAGATACACATTtacaagaaaatatgaaatagactTATCCTTGTATTTATTCCAAAGAGCATCAATGAAGTTTCATCATATGCACAAGGAATTCAAGAGAGCAAATGATCCTGTAAACTATCTGCAAAGCAAGAAAGATGATTTCTTCATGAGTTTTAAGATCTCTTGTCAGGGAGCAACCTCAATTAAaacatttgttgattttctgtggCACAAACTCACCACTGCTGTCTCCAACACCATAAAGAAAAACATGGCCCGCAAAATTGCTGGGGACATGCAAGCCACCTGCCCGGCATTCAATGGAAACAGGGCTAACCTGGAGAAACACATTCTCATCTCTCTGGCAGAAGAGGaaaattttggtaatttttggCAGTACATTCATAATCCGGAATCGTATTTTAAGAATTACATTGAAAACCACATTAAAAGATATTGTTCTGACAAAGGAAgtgaaaaaatgaagacatttttaagaaTAAGTTCAGATGAAATCAAGAATGCCATCCTCTCAGCTATTCAGGCATCCACAGCAGTAGCTAAAGATAAAAGCAGCACTGTGTCTGGGTGGTTGGATTTGTTCTGTGATCACCTGGGGAGTAACTTGATCTTTCCACGAAAAGACTTGATAAGCATTGAACACCAGGAGATAAAAGATATTGATTTTCTCAAAGAAGCCATGAGTACAGCTTTGGATCCTGAAATGAAGAGAGTAGAACAGAATGATTTGTATATGTTTGTAGAAGAAATCGTTCCTGAAATCCAGAAaatgctcactgaacatctctgTGGCTGCTGGAAACAGTGTCCCTGCTGTAGAGCAATTTGTACAAACACAATCCCTATGCATGATGGAGACCACAGTGTTCCCTTCCATCGTCCACAGGCTGTCAGTGGAGGAAGGTGGTACAAAACAGACCATTTTGTCATTGATTGCTGTACCAGTCTGGTAGCAAGTGATTGTGTTTTGGTTTTCGGAGAtggcagggaagtcccatataagAACTATCGACAGGCAGGAGGGGAATATGCCAGGTGGAGTATCACCCCAGACACATCCACCCAGCCATACTGGAAATGGTTTGTCTGCCACTTCAGATTAAAGCTACAAGAAAAGTATCTCCAAAGATTTGTAGGTAAAGGTAAAATTCCTGATGCATGGGACAAAATTAAGAAACAGGATGTGCTTAATGacttgaaagaaaattaa